Below is a window of Pseudomonas eucalypticola DNA.
ACCCGCATGGACAACTTCGCCAATCGCCTGGCGGCCATGACCGACACCAGTGCTACCACCGCCAAGACCGCCACCGCCACCCCGGTGCAGGCGCCCACCACCCAGCTGGCGATGAACCAGGGCGGCTGGACCGAAGGCGTGGTCAACCGCGTCATGTACCTGTCCAGCCAGAACCTCAAGTCCGCCGACATTCAGCTGACGCCTGCGGAACTGGGCCGACTGAACATCCGCGTGGACATGACCCCCGACCAGCAGACCGTGACCTTCACCAGCGCCCATGTGCATGTGCGCGAAGCGCTGGAAAGCCAGCAGGGCCGCCTCAAGGACATGTTCGCCGAACAGGGCATGGGCCAGCTGGACGTCAACGTCTCCGACCAGTCGCGCCAGTCGTCCCAGGACCAGGCCCAGCAGAGCCAGCGCAGTGCCCGCGGCACGGGCGGGGCTGACAACCTGGACGGCGTCGACGCCGTCTCCCCGCTCGCTTCGCAGCCCACCGTGCAGCAGGTTGTGGTCGGCACCAGCGCCATCGACTACTACGCCTGAATCACCGGTTCCCAGGCTCGCCTGGGAATCCGGCCCCCTCGGAACCCCCTCCCTCGCAATCTGGCATAACACTTGCTCAACCCTGTGCAGGCAAGTGTTAACCCCCGATTAGTGACGGATTATTGGCATGGCAAAGACCGAAGCAGAGAAAGAACCCGCAGGCAAAGGCAAACTCAAGATGATTCTGCTGTTTGTCATTGTGCTGCTGGTAGTGGTGGGGGCGTCGGTGGGGGCTACCTGGTTCTTCCTGCACAAGGGTGCCGAGGCCAAGCCGGCCGAAGCGCCCGCTGCCGCGGCAGGCAAGCAGCCGGCGATCTACGAGGCACTGACGCCGGCTTTCGTGGTCAACTTCAAACAGGACGGCCGCGACCGCTACATGCAGGTCAGCCTGACCATGCAGGGCCGCGACAAGGCTGACCTGGACGCCCTGATGGTGCACATGCCGGTGATCCGCAACAACCTGGTGATGATGTTCTCCGGTGAGAACTTCGCCACCCTGGCCACCCCGGTAGGCGTGGAAATGCTGCGTCAGAAGGCCACCGCCGCGGTCCAGGCCGTGGCGCAGAAAGAAGTCGGCAAGCCGGTCATCGACCAGCTGCTTTTCACTAACTTCGTATTGCAGTAGGAACACGACATGGCCGTGCAAGACCTGCTGTCCCAGGATGAGATCGACGCGCTGCTGCACGGCGTCGATGATGGGCTGGTGCAGACCGAAAGCCTCGGGGAGCCGGGCAGCGTCAAGAGTTATGACCTGACCAGCCAGGACCGCATCGTGCGCGGGCGCATGCCCACCCTGGAGATGATCAACGAGCGGTTCGCCCGTTACACCCGCATCAGCATGTTCAACCTGCTGCGCCGCTCCGCGGACGTGGCGGTGGGTGGCGTGCAGGTGATGAAGTTCGGCGAGTACGTGCATTCGCTGTACGTGCCCACCAGCCTCAACCTGGTGAAGATCAAGCCATTGCGCGGCACCGGGCTGTTCATTCTCGACGCCAAGCTGGTGTTCAAGCTGGTGGACAACTTCTTCGGGGGCGACGGCCGCCACGCCAAGATCGAAGGGCGCGAATTCACCCCCACCGAGCTGCGCGTGGTGCGCATGGTGCTGGACCAGGCCTTCATCGACCTGAAGGAAGCCTGGCAGGCCATCATGGAAGTCAACTTCGAGTACATCAACTCCGAAGTGAACCCGGCCATGGCCAATATCGTCGGCCCGAGCGAGGCCGTGGTGGTCTCCACTTTCCACATCGAACTCGATGGTGGCGGCGGCGACCTGCACGTGACCATGCCGTATTCGATGATAGAGCCGGTGCGCGAAATGCTCGACGCCGGTTTCCAGTCCGACCTGGACGACCAGGACGAGCGCTGGAGCAAGGCGCTGCGCGAGGACGTGCTGGACGTGAGCGTGCCCATTGGCGCCACCGTGGCCCGTCGCCAATTGCGCCTGCGCGACATCCTGCACATGCAACCGGGGGATGTTATCCCGGTGGAATTGCCCGACGAACTGGTACTGCGCGCCAATGGCGTGCCGTCTTTCAAGGCCAAGCTCGGTTCCCACAAGGGCAACCTGGCGCTGCAAGTGATCGAGCCCATCGAGCGCCGCTGAAGCGCCGTCGATAAGGCCCTAACCCTGAATTTATTGCCCGCCGAGGACATCTGATGGCTGACGAACACGAAATGACTTCCGCGGAAGACCAGGCCCTGGCCGATGAATGGGCCGCGGCCCTGGGTGAGTCCGGCGACGCCGGGCAGAGCGACATTGATGCACTGCTGGCCGCCGATGCCGGCCACTCGGCCTCCGGCTCGCGCCTGCCGATGGAAGAATTCGGCAGCTCGCCGAAGCACAACGGCCCGGTGAACCTGGAAGGCCCGAACCTGGACGTGATCCTGGATATCCCGGTGACCATCTCCATGGAAGTGGGCGCCACCGACATCAACATCCGCAACCTGCTGCAGCTCAACCAGGGCTCGGTGATCGAACTCGACCGCCTGGCCGGCGAGCCGCTGGACGTGCTGGTCAACGGCACCTTGATCGCCCACGGCGAAGTGGTGGTGGTCAACGAAAAGTTCGGCATCCGCCTGACCGACGTGATCAGCCCCAGCGAACGCATCAAGAAGCTGCGCTGACATGGGCCGCCTGCTGACGCTGCTGCTGGCTTTGCCATTGCCGGCCTTCGCGGCGCAGACCCTGGCCCCGGCCACCACCGACCCTGCCCCCGCGCCGGTGGCGGTGGGCTCGGCGCTGGGCGGCGGCATGGCTGCGCAACTGACCCAGCTGATGCTGGGCCTGCTGCTGGTGATCGGGGTGATCTTCGCCCTGGCCTGGGTGCTGCGCCGCGTGCAACAGGCCACGCCCCATGGCGGGCAGGTGATCGAGCTGCTAGGCTCCCGGGCCTTGGGCCCGCGGGACCGCCTGGTGCTGGTACAGGTGGGCTCGGAGCAGATCCTGCTGGGTCTGAGCCCAGGCCGCATCGCGCCGCTGCACGTGCTGCAGCATCCCATCGAAAAGCCGGCCAAGGCCACC
It encodes the following:
- the fliL gene encoding flagellar basal body-associated protein FliL, with protein sequence MAKTEAEKEPAGKGKLKMILLFVIVLLVVVGASVGATWFFLHKGAEAKPAEAPAAAAGKQPAIYEALTPAFVVNFKQDGRDRYMQVSLTMQGRDKADLDALMVHMPVIRNNLVMMFSGENFATLATPVGVEMLRQKATAAVQAVAQKEVGKPVIDQLLFTNFVLQ
- the fliM gene encoding flagellar motor switch protein FliM, coding for MAVQDLLSQDEIDALLHGVDDGLVQTESLGEPGSVKSYDLTSQDRIVRGRMPTLEMINERFARYTRISMFNLLRRSADVAVGGVQVMKFGEYVHSLYVPTSLNLVKIKPLRGTGLFILDAKLVFKLVDNFFGGDGRHAKIEGREFTPTELRVVRMVLDQAFIDLKEAWQAIMEVNFEYINSEVNPAMANIVGPSEAVVVSTFHIELDGGGGDLHVTMPYSMIEPVREMLDAGFQSDLDDQDERWSKALREDVLDVSVPIGATVARRQLRLRDILHMQPGDVIPVELPDELVLRANGVPSFKAKLGSHKGNLALQVIEPIERR
- the fliN gene encoding flagellar motor switch protein FliN, with protein sequence MADEHEMTSAEDQALADEWAAALGESGDAGQSDIDALLAADAGHSASGSRLPMEEFGSSPKHNGPVNLEGPNLDVILDIPVTISMEVGATDINIRNLLQLNQGSVIELDRLAGEPLDVLVNGTLIAHGEVVVVNEKFGIRLTDVISPSERIKKLR
- the fliO gene encoding flagellar biosynthetic protein FliO, with amino-acid sequence MGRLLTLLLALPLPAFAAQTLAPATTDPAPAPVAVGSALGGGMAAQLTQLMLGLLLVIGVIFALAWVLRRVQQATPHGGQVIELLGSRALGPRDRLVLVQVGSEQILLGLSPGRIAPLHVLQHPIEKPAKATAATPEFAQRLMELLGKDHKDKH